Proteins found in one Salvia splendens isolate huo1 chromosome 10, SspV2, whole genome shotgun sequence genomic segment:
- the LOC121752493 gene encoding 3-oxoacyl-[acyl-carrier-protein] synthase 3 A, chloroplastic-like, with translation MANASGLVAPTLPSLRRRFSPTLGVYRSGFWSYDGVSRRMVCSSAAQGAEKLSPAESKARRLVSKGCKLVGCGSALPSIQISNDDLSEIVDTNDEWISVRTGIRNRRILSRKDSLTALATEAAQKALQMAEVEPNDVDLVLLCTSTPEDLFGSAPQIQKALGCSHNPLAYDITAACSGFLLGLVSAACYIRGGGFNNVLVIGADALSRYVDWTDRGSCILFGDAAGAVLLQSCDSEEDGLFAFDMHSDGEGQRHLKAGMKEDNTDQELATNGSLLELLPKGSSSYSCIEMNGKEVFRFAVRVVPHSIELALEKAGLGVSSIDWLILHQANQRIIDAVATRLEVPQERVISNLANYGNTSAASIPLALDEAVRSGKVQAGDTIATAGFGAGLTWGSAIIRWG, from the exons ATGGCGAATGCATCTGGTCTTGTTGCTCCAACACTTCCCAGTTTGAGGAGGAGATTTTCTCCAACATTAGGCGTATATCGATCTGGATTTTGGTCCTACGACGGCGTTTCGAGGCGAATGGTGTGTTCTAGTGCGGCGCAGGGTGCAGAGAAGCTTTCCCCTGCTGAATCCAAAGCGCGGAG ACTTGTCAGCAAAGGGTGCAAGTTGGTTGGATGTGGCTCTGCACTACCAAGTATTCAAATATCCAATGACGATCTCTCTGAAATTGTCGATACTAATGATGAATGGATATCTGTCCGGACTGGAATTAGAAATCGAAGAATACTTTCTC GAAAAGACAGCTTGACGGCTCTGGCTACAGAGGCTGCTCAGAAAGCTCTTCAGATGGCAGAGGTTGAACCCAATGATGTCGACCTCGTGTTGTTGTGCACTTCAACTCCAGAAGACTTGTTTGGGAGTGCTCCTCAG ATTCAAAAAGCACTTGGCTGCAGTCACAATCCGTTGGCTTATGATATTACGGCTGCCTGCAGTGGCTTCCTATTGGGCCTAGTTTCAGCTGCTTGCTATATTCGAG GAGGTGGCTTCAATAATGTTCTTGTGATCGGGGCTGATGCCCTATCTCGCTACGTTGACTGGACTGACAGAGGATCCTGTATTCTCTTTGGTGATGCTGCTGGTGCTGTCTTACTACAG TCGTGTGATAGTGAAGAAGATGGTTTATTTGCTTTCGACATGCACAGTGATGGTGAAGGTCAGAG GCACTTAAAAGCCGGCATGAAGGAAGACAACACAGATCAAGAGCTGGCCACAAACGGTTCGCTCCTTGAACTCCTGCCAAAAGGCTCCTCCTCGTACTCGTGCATCGAGATGAATGGTAAAGAGGTCTTCCGCTTTGCTGTCCGTGTCGTTCCACATTCGATTGAACTGGCCCTAGAGAAGGCAGGTCTCGGCGTGTCCAGTATAGACTGGCTAATACTGCATCAG GCGAACCAGAGAATAATCGATGCTGTGGCCACGCGTCTGGAGGTTCCCCAGGAGCGAGTCATATCCAATTTGGCAAACTATGGGAACACGAGCGCAGCCTCGATTCCATTGGCGCTGGATGAAGCTGTGAGAAGCGGGAAGGTCCAAGCCGGTGATACCATTGCCACTGCTGGCTTCGGAGCTGGACTTACATGGGGCTCTGCTATCATTAGATGGGGATGA